The Colias croceus chromosome 2, ilColCroc2.1 region CCAGGGACTGCACATATGGACAAAATATACATGTCCATTCTTGACTGTTTGTAGTGGTTACTCATTGGTGAGGGACCAGGGACTAATTcaggggttcgagaccagaaAATCGTGCaggaaataaaatgatttttcaatttattagcatatattataatatcaccaCTAcgcgaacggtgaaggaaaacaatGTGTGGGAACTGATATGTCGAAGAATCAAAGTTCAACGACATGAGACATCATGGCCGTGAATCGACTTGGCCAGTGTATGGTGGTGGTGGATTATGACCTGTACCCACATAGAAAGCctgtgtcccagcagtgggaacgtatatgggctgttgatgaaattttttccCACAAGCAATATAGCTTAACTTACTAGAATGGTTGCTTTGGGAGTTGCCTCCAAATCGGTGGAAATTCTCCTTTTTTTGCTCACAGCTAAGTCAGAGCTCAATAAATTGCTATCCTGTTTTGAAGATGTAGCACAAGTGATATTTTGTGGCTAAAACAATTtcaatacctaattaattataattgttaagaaaaatgtttcgtttacatattatattatgtaaacataTTTGCACTTACATCATAATGCATTATCTTcaatcttggaactgccgtgGGTTTGATGTAACGGTGGCCTTTATTAGAGATTAAAAAATcgtcatttaaaaaatgtgcTGAGCATATAGTGTTAAATTTTGTtggcatccagttaactcgtccCGTTGCATTTATCCACTTCTCTTTTATATTAGCCTCTTTgggaaatctataaataaattgtacaaatgaaaagaaaataaaatttaatatgtatttgtttttcttttctaaagtatcgatactatcgatatgCGCCACAACCACATCACATAAACGAAATTCGTTTgtctatttctataatattccAGAATTTCTTGTTAGCTATTCAATGTATAATCATTGAGCTatgagctagcgcgcaagagcaacttttgtcttcgcaactattttgtctctcccatcaactctatccccatagagttgatgggagagacacgctgcgtcgctacgtgcgcgactgcgcgcactttcatactagcccataggtgggagagacaaaatagttgcggagacaaaagttgctcttgcgtgCTAGctcttatgtacctatatctcAATGTTTATAATAGTACTAATTTCATAGGTATTAACGTTCATTTTTTCTagatatttctatatttttgacaaattaagACAAGCGAAGttatcacaaataaataaaataagacttaccgatggtatgaaataCCTCCATTACTGATGTTTTTTCGCTTGCTTTCATTTTTGcactctaataccgaacaacacgtcataattaataaataaaaatgcgaaaAGATTTGACATCTAACCACTGACTCGAATgtttttctgcgcacaactgagcTGTGCAACCTATGTGTGTGCAACTGATTACTGAGAGCTAGTTTGGAGCTAGTTAGGTGAGATTACCATACTAGTGACACTGACACGCGGTCGCGGACCACGCCCACTTCAGACATCTATGGCCATAGAtaataccacagataatacTGTATATTTAAGAATCTATGGCTGTcatagggcgtattcagaaagaaagcttgaaacttataagcgcttatcggcgctggTAACCCgcgcaggaaaatatatgaacatgcgccgataagcgctgatCGGCGCCGACAAGTTCCAACAAGTTTCAACAAACTTGTCGGCACTTGTCGGCGGAAAATTTTTTAGACCTAATCTTGCgtttttagaggacgcaattttatttttttgatgtgtaggggGGGGAGGCAGTGTGAAGCtaaaaccaagtttgtggggtcgccaccctttTCCCACTaacgccatcttgaaaatagcggtTGAAATGTTGAgtttttacgatatatctcATATACTATTTAtccgataattttttttaacattatttgttgcaaattaaattctctacaactttgGTCCAGTAAGTTTTTGTTGTagatctataaataaaaaagttataagcgaaaatgttcattaattagagtaatttatatttttcaataaaactttttttttatcattttacgaagaaatgatatcagatcatttttgtaaattgtatttcgaggaacaacttttatatATGTACGAAATTCATGCTTCTTCCAAACGTGTGCACTCCACTGAAGCTATTCCAAAACCTAGGCCGGCCACATACATCAGTTTTCCTGATACGAATACCGTATGCTTTTTTTTCCGTTCGGAATACCgagattagttttggaatagCTTATAGCTTATATTATACTCTAAGCTGTATACCTTATACAATCTGTGAATTCGTAATTATCTGTGTCCATTCTGcagtaataattatctatGGAATTCAACTATTGTCAATTCACAATAGTGTCATGAGGTGTCAACATTCAACAGtcaaatagaaaattttgtcAGTCAGAAAAATGGCGACTTTACTTCCTCGATCCCTAAATTTAGCTGAAacaatatttctaaaaaatgGTACCAAGGTAcgtttatgattttttttatccatGCGATATAATAACGAAGtacaacattttaaaatcaataagcGGTGATTGTTCTGTTAATAATACCGTTATTGACTTGAAAATCACCTATATATAatgaattttcaattttccttagaatttttgtagaaaaatgaaatttattacttgaaatcttttcaattgagaaaaatattttttggtgTCTATTTATATTCACGCCCATTTTCATTTCGTTTGcgtttatgtaatatttataaattcgaCCTTGTAATTTTTACTTCGTAGTCCTTACGTCATCAAATTGTCTACCTATTCATACAaacatgataaataaatttgaaatatataatataatttttaatcataataataactaagtttatatgtaaaattcGGTCTCTAAATTTGTTCGATATGTGCCTGTCAATCGTAATTAGGCTTGgtctttaaattattagcaacataaaaaaaataaacattgtttttttttatctattaacTATAGGTACATTCTTTACATACTCTCTAATGGTTGTCTGTTAAGAATGATTTccatattaaaattgttagatgaagtgtaaaatttttagatgttcttcaaattattatagtttttaaatgttGAATGAAAAGGGAGAAAACTGAATACCTATTTACAATGAggttacaaaattatttcctttttttatttagaatctTTAAATGTCcctacatttaaatatattattataatttcatagtATTTAATGCCTTgctattttatagtttatagcAGGAGCAGCAGGGAAGAATCTGCCCAACAAACAACAAGTTCGTAATCTAAATGTCCATGAATATGTCAGCTACACTTTACTGCGAGACAATGGCATTCCTGTTCCAAAATTCAACATTGCAAAAACACAGGACGAGGCAGTCAAGTTCGCCAAGGAACTTAATACCAAAGATATTGTGCTAAAAGCACAGGTAGGTAATGAATAGtcaattttatcatattttagcCTAAACTGTTAAAACTCAAGAGAGGAAAATTGAATAGAATTCAACTACATAGACACTTTTACTTAAAAGCAATACAAATATATCTTTCaagatatattaaaataaaatgtgataGTTTAAGGTTTGATCcgtcattttatttatttcaatagtatACTATATTTTAGGTACTCGCTGGAGGAAGGGGTAGGGGAGCATTTAAAAATGGCCTCAAGGGTGGAGTCAGGATGGTTAATACGTAAGTACGGCTTGagttatgtaataaattagtCACTGAGGGCCATAAAGTAAACTATACGGAATACATATAGCTATATCATGTTGTTATGTAACTTTGTAATATGTATTGCAGATTTTATTTGCTATTTTATGTGTGAATTAATGtgtaatgtaatataatttattcaactcATAAACTATATTGTATAGCATATAATATGGTCACTTCTTGTCTTATTAAACATTGAagttaaattgtataaatatgataaaggatactaaaaaaagcaaataatgGTTGCTACTTTTCTTACTAAATAAGATAAGACTATGTGTGAATTGgcaatatgtatgtaaaaactGCTTTGTATCTATCATGTTTAATTTTGGTGTAATGAGACAAAGATTTGtgttatactttttataaatattgtaggCCTGAAGACGCAGGAGATATTGTGGGCAAGATGTTAAAGCAGTACCTGGTCACCAAGCAGACAGGTGCAGCTGGTCGCATTTGTAACATGGTGATGGTCACCGAGAGGAAGTTCCCTCGTCGTGAATACTATGTGGCCATTATGATGGAGAGAAGCTTTAATGTCAGTATATGTATTAGCACTTGTTTATTTCTAATCATCTCAAATGATACATCTTCAAAACTTTATTCATCATCaaacattgtttattataagttaGTGAATGAGGTGcatgataaatttattttacgtaaATGATTAATATTCTTATATCAAGCTTACAATACTTGAGTTTTATAGACATTCTATTTGATTCTTATAATAACACAATTGTCTGAACATTCAAATTAaagcaaattatttatttgttaattttggTAATGTAGGGttcacattaattaaaaaatagtccaCACAATTCGCCAAACAATTggcatataaatttttatacctTAATCATTCATTATTTCATATATGACCACAGCAGGTAACAGTCAGGGGTTTATTCctagtattataattagaaaattgCATATAATAGGTCTTTGTATATGacaattacatttaatttgagacaatacattattaatattaaaccatgtcaagtttatatttaaattaatttcaattatcatattataattagaatCAATCACTTAATGCTCGTCagagaaaattatagaaatttaAACAGCAAATAATATGCAATTGTAGTAAATAATGTCTggtaaatcatttaattatattagaaaTAATAGAGGTTCCATTTGattgatcaaaatatattatatgatcaaaatataaataatagatcaAAAGATAATTGTatcataattaatacatacttatcaacggttgttttaaaattatgtacttactagcttccgcccgcgactccgtccgcgcggatgtcggtcttcgcgtggatggtttatttctccattttgagtaactctgacaatttaacatcttataaatatctattggacccaaatacggctaggcctataataatacgcaacgtgtgttcgcggttctacagaacaacgtctataaaactgaaaagttaagattaatttttttctatgtatttttccaggataaaaagtatcctattttacgcccaggataataaggtataattataccaagtttcatcgaaatcgaaccgttagttttcacgtgatgccttcacatacagacagacagacaaaaatttttttaatcacatatttgggtttggtatcgatccagtaacaccccctggtatttattttttcaatattttcaatgtacagaattgacccttctacagatttattatatgtatagaatatagatatcttattatgtatatatcttaatatgtattatatatatatatatgtatatcttgttatgtattatatcttaatattGTAGGGTCCAGTTATAATTGCATCATCCCAAGGAGGTGTAAACATTGAAGATGTAGCTGCTGAAAATCCAGATGCCATCACCTACGAGCCTATCGATATTGTTTCGGGCATCACTGATGACCAAATTAGCCGCGTCATTGAAAAGGTAAAAACTTAGACAGTATATtagtatacaaaatatttggtattgaaaaatatattttatgaattaaatcgattaaaaaaaagtctttaattaaaaatatggtaTTGTCACCTTTTACAGATAGGTTTGAAGGAACATCAAACTCAGGCATCAGAGATGATCAAGAAGATGTATTCTCTGTTTTTGAGCAAAGATGCTCTACTCATTGAAGTGAACCCCTACGCTGAAGATGCCATTACAGGCGAATGTAAGTTTCATacgcaataattttttatcaaataaagatggataattttttattttgaaaattaaacactCTATGtactgttatatttttatcatgtgTGAAATTACGATGTATGTAAAAATTTGTACTCATTTGATAGTAATCAACTTAATGTTGATATAACATTgatatttctaattaaattggtgtatgtaatttataaatacatatttagaatGTATGTAGTAATatgatgtttattaattttagtcTTCTGCTTGGATGCCAAATTCCGATTCGACGACAACGCTCAGTTCAGACAAAAGGAACTGTTCCAACTGAGGGACATTACTCAAGAAGATCCCAAAGAAATTGAAGCGGCCAAATTCGACTTGAACTACATTGCACTTGATGGTAAGAAATTCTCCTCTGAatgtctgttttatttctttattagtaTTCTATACAATTTATACTCATCTTTATTCTATGACAAATTCTcaggtatgtatgtattttcaaAATCATATTTACGAAAGTAATAAGAGCTACTTGAAATGTATTTCGTAATATGGCTAATTTACGATGACTTTTTTcgtaacatatattttttgcaaattcCTAGGTAACATTGGTTGCATGGTGAACGGAGCTGGTCTGGCGATGGCCACCATGGACATCATCAAGTTGTACGGAGGGGACCCGGCCAACTTCCTCGACGTGGGCGGTGGAGCCACTGCTCAGGCtgtgtctgtatgtatatattatttaattagaaatataaattaagaaatataagaaatataaatataagctTCGATAATTGGAAATTCTTCATGAATTTTTGACTTCGTAGGATTTGTATTTAAACACTTTTGTGTGCAAATTAAATATCTCTACCCAGAAGTCCATATAAAGattatatttatcaatattatatttataaataatcccATTCATTACACTCGTCTTATGtagaaaatatacaattaatatgataagtaataatactacaaaaatgttattgtttataaCATTACGATAAATTGTTTTCCTCAAAAGCTTGATAATAGATACAATTGAAATGTACGCGAGCTCAAAGTTCGTAGATTATTAAAGTAACCTTCGCTCATTAATAAATTGGACTCTGACTGGGCAGATGAAGTCAACTAACTACATTATCAGTTCAAAGCAATATTTCAATGTGACATTTCTTTGTGTTCATATCGCATTCAATTGTACTGATTTCAGGaagcatttaaaattatcttatcgGATCCGAAAGTGTCGGCCATTCTGGTAAACATCTTCGGCGGTATCATGCGGTGTGACGTCATCGCGGAGGGTATTATCAACGCCGCCAAGAATCTTAACATACAGATCCCAGTGATTGTTCGTCTTCAGGTAATCATATAATTACCGCATATAATCGATAATTCCGATATGAATTATTTCGTTTCGTAACAAGCAACACTCGCAGCAAATATATTAGTAACAAATGCATCAAACTCCTTTAACTTCTGgtttatgaaaaatgaaaaatctttatttcagtaaaacacaatacaattaTAAGGTTAACAATATAGGAAAATCTGTTGTAACTTATTACACAAAAGTTTTAACAATAGCTCCCACATTAAGAAAACTTGTGTCGTCGTATCAATAATAGTTAACATAACATAGttaacataacataacatcaatcaataataattaacagtaTGTTTTCATGATGTTAAAATGAAAAGACTTCTCATTTAAAGCTTATCTAAAGAAAATCACGATCAAACAGTAAATGTTGCCATATTGGTCCATAAAATCAAgtatcatattaattattaagcgatttctttttattttgcattgagataatattactacgtatggaggagacaccacgaacaaaatctgtgcgccattttttgctctaactaagttttaaaaattattatctagttaggtatttACCGATgtaagttattcctttgcacttttccgtattatttgtgcaatatcgtaacacacacgaaggcatatttgatgcgtttcactttaagaCGAAATACAATCGTGTTTGTGCACCTTTTGGGCTACG contains the following coding sequences:
- the LOC123701024 gene encoding THAP domain-containing protein 1-like isoform X1, giving the protein MTCCSVLECKNESKRKNISNGGISYHRFPKEANIKEKWINATGRVNWMPTKFNTICSAHFLNDDFLISNKGHRYIKPTAVPRLKIMHYDPQNITCATSSKQDSNLLSSDLAVSKKRRISTDLEATPKATILKPEIQTQQFCDNSSGGSNYSSPTKNKVISHLRFCHEKIRKQGLKIKRLQTQNRRLKKKINHLDELLLKLEEKFAMTKENLDCLQNIKIEVTYLSFNYY
- the LOC123700992 gene encoding succinate--CoA ligase [ADP-forming] subunit beta, mitochondrial, whose protein sequence is MATLLPRSLNLAETIFLKNGTKFIAGAAGKNLPNKQQVRNLNVHEYVSYTLLRDNGIPVPKFNIAKTQDEAVKFAKELNTKDIVLKAQVLAGGRGRGAFKNGLKGGVRMVNTPEDAGDIVGKMLKQYLVTKQTGAAGRICNMVMVTERKFPRREYYVAIMMERSFNGPVIIASSQGGVNIEDVAAENPDAITYEPIDIVSGITDDQISRVIEKIGLKEHQTQASEMIKKMYSLFLSKDALLIEVNPYAEDAITGEFFCLDAKFRFDDNAQFRQKELFQLRDITQEDPKEIEAAKFDLNYIALDGNIGCMVNGAGLAMATMDIIKLYGGDPANFLDVGGGATAQAVSEAFKIILSDPKVSAILVNIFGGIMRCDVIAEGIINAAKNLNIQIPVIVRLQGTKVNEARKLIAESGLRIVPRDDLDEAAQLVVQLSEIVSLARKAGVEVQFDIPRYMLEK
- the LOC123701024 gene encoding THAP domain-containing protein 5-like isoform X3; the encoded protein is MTCCSVLECKNESKRKNISNGGISYHRFPKEANIKEKWINATGRVNWMPTKFNTICSAHFLNDDFLISNKGHRYIKPTAVPRLKIMHYDPQNITCATSSKQDSNLLSSDLAVSKKRRISTDLEATPKATILKPEIQTQQFCDNSSGGSNYSSPTKNKVISHLRFCHEKIRKIGG
- the LOC123701024 gene encoding THAP domain-containing protein 1-like isoform X2 is translated as MTCCSVLECKNESKRKNISNGGISYHRFPKEANIKEKWINATGRVNWMPTKFNTICSAHFLNDDFLISNKGHRYIKPTAVPRLKIMHYDPQNITCATSSKQDSNLLSSDLAVSKKRRISTDLEATPKATILKPEIQTQQFCDNSSGGSNYSSPTKNKVISHLRFCHEKIRKQGLKIKRLQTQNRRLKKKINHLDELLLKLEEKFAMTKENLDCLQNIKIEVRSAEMF